One stretch of Prosthecobacter dejongeii DNA includes these proteins:
- a CDS encoding PSD1 and planctomycete cytochrome C domain-containing protein: MTSQTPFFLRLLGGSFAVAGSLAAAADTFPPEQIEFFEKSVRPVLAENCYNCHGDHKHENGLRMDLRSAILRGSDYGKVVEPGNPAASKMIKAINHAAGVEAMPKKGDKLKASDIAALEKWVQMGLPWPEEKEVAHGAAKADPMQHWAFQPVKKPAGTVDSMVGAKLKAAGLDFAPTADAATLCRRIHVTLTGLQPSYEDVKAFEQACAKNAQAATDALVGRLLASPAYGERWARLWLDVARYADTDGYQVAGKNTRYPYAYTYRDWVVKSLNDDMPYDKFLMYQLAADKMVPAGQNDPHLAALAYLNVGDRFISNKDLQTDDRIDAVTRGMLGLTVGCARCHDHKFDPIPARDYYALYSIFNSSEEPANEAMPIIGKATNEADIKDYDAKVAAIAKEELDFKKQVYDEIRHPERVTEYLAFAQEAVTIKDRNTLKGRAGQLKLRDKVADQWGDFLKRHALKDKPHPVMIAWKEFAALPADQFAAKAPAVVEAMIKTERGLNAVTRNELAKRPAPKNFNEVAALYADIFNTCLAGKEPDNADWKQVREILQAAPSPMSVPVEQANIFFTRKDLTQMVKNSNARLKLESEHPGAPPRAMVMLDKPKPADVSIFIRGNPSRRGAVAPRGWLTMFGGESFKEGSGRLELAQKIASKDNPLTARVIVNRVWAQHFGKPLVGQTSDFGVQTDKPVQQDVLDYLAATFMEEGWSLKKLHQRILSSRTYQQAAQVSAEKNLKDADNELLSRQNRQRLDYESMRDAMLQVAGDLNPGKIGGRAVELKDKEADTRRSIYLLVDRYDQATVPAMFDFANPDNHSPIRYVTTVPQQALFLMNSPFMQQRSTKLAAATPVKGSTVDSESVQALYHRVLRRDARPEEVEMAQRFCNDAEGLSRRAAAFVWRYGWGQVEKDAATGKVSLGGFEPMPHYGKVGQSTFRWTPEKVHPSKEFGHLYIGAGNGHPGHSWPAVMQWTSPFEGQKIRISGVIKRASERGNGVRVWIISNRAGKIREELIKPASSVDITADLEVSQDEVLSFVVESENKNTDSDSYTWAPKIELVEADGHLSPLTRADTDFCGPEGWPINRAKAQTPLAQLAQVLMMSNEFQFVD; this comes from the coding sequence ATGACTTCCCAGACTCCATTTTTCCTCCGGCTCCTCGGCGGCAGTTTTGCCGTCGCTGGTTCTTTGGCCGCTGCCGCCGACACCTTTCCGCCGGAACAGATCGAATTTTTTGAGAAAAGCGTGCGCCCCGTCTTGGCGGAAAATTGCTACAACTGCCACGGAGATCACAAGCATGAGAATGGTCTCCGTATGGATCTGCGCAGCGCTATCCTGCGCGGCAGTGACTATGGCAAAGTGGTGGAACCGGGCAACCCGGCTGCCTCCAAAATGATCAAGGCCATCAACCACGCCGCCGGGGTAGAGGCCATGCCCAAAAAGGGCGATAAACTCAAAGCTTCCGACATCGCAGCTCTGGAAAAGTGGGTGCAGATGGGCCTGCCCTGGCCGGAAGAAAAAGAAGTGGCTCATGGGGCCGCAAAGGCAGATCCCATGCAGCACTGGGCCTTCCAGCCGGTGAAAAAACCTGCGGGCACGGTGGATTCTATGGTCGGCGCGAAATTGAAAGCGGCGGGACTCGACTTTGCCCCGACTGCGGATGCCGCTACGCTTTGCCGCCGCATCCACGTCACCCTCACAGGTCTGCAGCCCTCCTATGAGGACGTAAAAGCCTTTGAACAAGCCTGCGCCAAAAATGCCCAGGCCGCTACGGATGCCCTGGTGGGCAGGCTCCTCGCCTCCCCAGCCTATGGCGAGCGCTGGGCGCGCCTGTGGTTAGATGTGGCCCGTTATGCCGATACCGATGGCTATCAAGTCGCGGGCAAAAACACCCGCTACCCCTATGCCTACACCTACCGTGACTGGGTGGTGAAGTCGCTGAATGACGACATGCCGTATGACAAGTTTTTGATGTATCAGTTGGCAGCGGACAAGATGGTGCCTGCGGGTCAAAATGATCCCCACTTGGCTGCCCTGGCCTACCTGAATGTGGGGGACCGTTTCATCAGCAACAAGGATCTGCAGACCGATGACCGCATCGACGCTGTGACACGCGGCATGCTGGGCCTAACCGTGGGTTGCGCACGCTGCCACGATCACAAATTTGATCCTATCCCGGCCCGCGATTACTACGCGCTCTACTCCATCTTCAACAGCAGCGAAGAGCCCGCCAATGAAGCCATGCCTATCATCGGCAAAGCGACCAATGAGGCGGATATCAAGGACTACGATGCCAAGGTGGCTGCCATTGCCAAAGAGGAGCTCGACTTCAAAAAGCAGGTCTATGATGAAATCCGCCATCCAGAGCGTGTCACCGAATACCTCGCCTTTGCCCAGGAAGCCGTCACCATCAAAGATCGCAACACGCTGAAAGGCCGTGCCGGACAGCTCAAGCTCCGTGACAAAGTGGCTGATCAATGGGGAGACTTCCTGAAACGTCACGCCCTGAAGGACAAGCCGCATCCGGTGATGATCGCGTGGAAAGAATTTGCTGCCCTCCCAGCGGATCAGTTTGCCGCTAAGGCCCCAGCCGTCGTCGAAGCCATGATCAAAACTGAGCGTGGCCTGAACGCGGTGACTCGCAATGAGCTGGCCAAACGCCCGGCTCCCAAAAATTTCAATGAAGTGGCCGCGCTGTATGCCGACATCTTCAATACCTGCCTCGCTGGCAAGGAACCGGACAATGCGGACTGGAAACAAGTGCGTGAAATCCTGCAAGCAGCCCCCAGCCCCATGTCTGTGCCAGTGGAGCAGGCGAATATCTTCTTCACCCGCAAGGACCTCACTCAGATGGTCAAGAACTCGAACGCGAGGCTGAAGCTGGAGTCTGAGCACCCGGGTGCCCCTCCTCGCGCCATGGTCATGCTGGACAAGCCAAAACCTGCCGACGTGAGCATCTTCATCCGTGGCAATCCTAGCCGCCGAGGCGCAGTCGCCCCACGCGGATGGCTCACCATGTTTGGTGGAGAAAGCTTCAAGGAAGGCAGCGGTCGCCTGGAACTCGCGCAGAAAATCGCTAGCAAGGACAATCCCCTCACCGCTCGTGTCATCGTGAATCGCGTGTGGGCCCAGCATTTTGGCAAGCCTTTGGTGGGGCAAACCAGTGACTTCGGCGTTCAGACGGATAAGCCCGTGCAGCAGGACGTTCTAGACTACCTCGCCGCCACTTTCATGGAAGAAGGCTGGAGTCTCAAAAAACTGCACCAGCGCATCCTCAGCAGCCGCACCTACCAGCAGGCGGCTCAAGTCAGCGCGGAAAAAAACCTCAAGGATGCCGACAATGAACTCCTCAGCCGCCAGAACCGCCAGCGTCTGGACTACGAATCCATGCGAGATGCTATGCTGCAAGTGGCTGGAGATCTGAACCCCGGCAAGATCGGCGGACGTGCGGTCGAATTGAAGGATAAAGAAGCCGATACCCGCCGCAGCATCTACCTTCTGGTGGATCGTTATGATCAAGCCACTGTGCCTGCCATGTTCGATTTCGCCAATCCGGACAACCACAGCCCCATCCGCTACGTGACCACCGTGCCGCAGCAGGCCCTGTTCCTCATGAATAGCCCCTTCATGCAGCAGCGCTCCACCAAGCTGGCCGCCGCCACACCCGTGAAAGGCAGCACGGTGGATTCAGAATCTGTGCAGGCTCTCTACCACCGTGTGCTGCGCCGCGATGCGCGGCCTGAGGAAGTCGAGATGGCCCAGCGCTTTTGCAATGATGCCGAGGGTCTCAGCCGCCGCGCAGCCGCCTTTGTCTGGCGTTACGGCTGGGGACAGGTGGAAAAAGACGCTGCCACAGGCAAAGTGAGCTTAGGAGGTTTTGAGCCCATGCCTCACTACGGCAAGGTCGGCCAGAGCACCTTCCGCTGGACGCCTGAGAAAGTGCATCCTTCCAAGGAATTTGGTCACCTCTACATCGGAGCAGGCAATGGCCACCCCGGCCACTCCTGGCCCGCTGTGATGCAATGGACTTCTCCTTTTGAAGGCCAGAAGATTCGCATCAGCGGCGTCATCAAACGCGCCAGTGAAAGAGGTAACGGCGTGCGTGTCTGGATCATCTCCAATCGCGCGGGGAAAATCCGTGAGGAGCTGATCAAACCCGCCAGCAGCGTGGACATCACCGCCGATCTCGAAGTCAGCCAGGATGAAGTGCTGAGCTTCGTCGTCGAATCCGAAAACAAAAACACGGACAGCGACAGTTATACCTGGGCACCCAAGATTGAACTTGTGGAGGCCGATGGCCACCTGAGTCCTCTCACCCGTGCCGATACTGACTTTTGCGGTCCGGAAGGCTGGCCCATCAACCGCGCCAAAGCTCAAACACCCCTGGCTCAGCTCGCTCAAGTGCTCATGATGTCGAACGAGTTCCAATTTGTGGATTGA
- a CDS encoding ABC transporter ATP-binding protein, which produces MSSVLRVQKATFVRSGRRILKGIDWEVQAGQHWCILGPNGCGKTSLINLITGYEPATSGDIQIGEDQFGNSDWREVRKRVGLVTNTLTTFIEPGEPVINVIASGREAKLNLWQAPPAAWQRQAATLLKATGSPHLRKSLWGTLSQGERQKVLICRALMAQFSVLILDEPCAGLDPVAREHFLQWMAEIATWPESPSLVMVTHHVEEILPCLTHVLLLKNGQVHSQGEKADILTSEALSEIYGAPVELEERGERYALVVG; this is translated from the coding sequence ATGTCCTCCGTTTTACGTGTTCAAAAAGCCACCTTCGTCCGGAGTGGTCGCCGCATTCTCAAAGGCATTGACTGGGAGGTGCAGGCTGGCCAGCACTGGTGCATCCTGGGTCCGAACGGCTGTGGCAAGACCTCCCTCATCAATCTCATCACGGGCTACGAGCCTGCGACCAGCGGCGACATCCAGATCGGCGAAGACCAGTTCGGCAACAGCGACTGGCGGGAAGTGCGCAAGCGCGTGGGCCTGGTTACCAATACCCTCACCACCTTCATTGAGCCGGGCGAGCCCGTCATCAACGTCATCGCCAGTGGCCGCGAGGCCAAGCTGAACCTCTGGCAGGCCCCACCCGCCGCCTGGCAGCGGCAGGCCGCCACCCTGCTGAAGGCCACCGGCAGCCCGCACCTGCGGAAGAGCCTCTGGGGCACCCTCTCCCAGGGCGAGCGCCAGAAAGTCCTCATCTGCCGCGCCCTCATGGCCCAGTTCTCCGTCCTCATCCTGGACGAGCCCTGCGCCGGCCTGGACCCCGTCGCTCGCGAGCATTTTCTCCAATGGATGGCCGAAATCGCCACCTGGCCCGAGTCTCCCTCCCTCGTCATGGTCACCCACCACGTGGAAGAAATCCTCCCCTGCCTCACCCACGTCCTGCTGTTAAAGAACGGCCAAGTCCACAGCCAAGGCGAAAAAGCCGACATCCTCACCAGCGAGGCACTGAGCGAAATCTACGGCGCCCCCGTGGAACTGGAAGAACGCGGCGAGAGGTATGCGCTGGTGGTGGGGTGA
- a CDS encoding Fic family protein: protein MTFSAVDHLKTILDQHRPLDPAIVRNLREDLIVRWTYHSNAIEGNTLTLRETKVALEGITIGGKSLREHLEVVNHRDAILLLEELVQKNEPLSEWTLKCLHQLILKGIDDDNAGRYRTVNVRIAGASHLPPDQVLVPELMERFITWHHQEAPSLHPVERAARVHSDFVKIHPFVDGNGRTSRLLMNLELMQAGYPPAVLPVEKRLAYYEALDQDHAEGNPAPFLELISGVVQESFRPYFHSLGLPWPQLC, encoded by the coding sequence ATGACCTTCTCCGCTGTTGATCACCTCAAAACGATTCTGGACCAGCACCGCCCGCTGGATCCAGCCATCGTGCGCAATCTGCGTGAGGACCTCATTGTCCGCTGGACTTACCACTCCAATGCCATTGAGGGGAATACTCTCACTCTCCGAGAGACCAAGGTAGCACTGGAAGGCATCACCATCGGTGGCAAATCTTTACGCGAACATCTCGAAGTCGTGAATCATCGCGATGCTATTTTATTGTTAGAAGAGTTGGTGCAAAAGAACGAGCCGCTGTCTGAATGGACACTCAAGTGTCTGCATCAACTCATCCTCAAAGGCATTGATGATGACAACGCCGGACGCTATCGGACTGTGAATGTCAGGATCGCCGGGGCCAGTCACTTGCCGCCTGACCAAGTTCTGGTGCCGGAGTTGATGGAACGCTTCATCACGTGGCATCACCAAGAAGCTCCATCGCTGCACCCGGTGGAAAGAGCCGCGCGAGTTCACAGCGATTTTGTGAAAATTCATCCCTTTGTGGATGGCAATGGACGCACTTCCCGCCTGCTGATGAATCTGGAACTCATGCAAGCTGGTTACCCTCCAGCCGTGCTTCCCGTGGAAAAGCGACTGGCTTATTACGAAGCTCTCGATCAAGACCATGCCGAAGGCAACCCGGCCCCCTTCCTCGAACTCATCTCAGGAGTCGTCCAGGAAAGCTTCCGTCCCTATTTCCACTCGTTAGGCCTGCCTTGGCCACAGCTTTGTTAA
- a CDS encoding LysR family transcriptional regulator yields the protein MIDRIRALLTVIEEGSVNRAAVRLRITQPALSRQMKLLESEVGGKLLDRETSGVKPTSLGHALVKAMSPVITAYETALADVRRQARGSRSELRVGYLISAAQPLLSPTLERLRKTHPELKLKLHDMSPREQIDALKSGELDLALIGQEGAVAAQDFYSFKLASFGVCAALSAADPLTSQTALRLKDLSRHDFIGVDEDQMPGRNRWITSLCRTAGFKPRFLAHPDGITHVLSMVASESAVTLLPDYFKSTTHPGITFVPISDAKARWDFIVLWQRGKTPTSITTLVNALKKTAQQFSV from the coding sequence ATGATTGATCGCATCCGCGCTCTGCTCACCGTCATCGAAGAAGGCAGCGTCAACCGTGCCGCCGTGCGGCTGCGCATCACTCAGCCTGCCCTGAGTCGGCAAATGAAACTGCTGGAATCTGAAGTGGGCGGAAAACTGCTGGATCGCGAGACCAGCGGCGTGAAACCCACCAGCCTGGGCCATGCACTGGTCAAGGCCATGAGCCCCGTCATCACCGCCTATGAAACCGCCCTGGCCGATGTGCGGCGGCAGGCCCGTGGCAGCCGGTCAGAGCTGCGAGTCGGTTACCTCATCTCCGCCGCCCAGCCCCTCCTCTCCCCCACCCTCGAGCGGCTGCGCAAGACCCACCCCGAGCTGAAGCTCAAGCTCCACGACATGTCCCCCCGGGAGCAGATAGACGCCTTGAAATCTGGCGAGCTCGACCTCGCACTCATCGGCCAAGAAGGAGCCGTGGCCGCGCAGGATTTTTACAGTTTCAAACTCGCTTCCTTTGGCGTCTGTGCCGCCCTCTCCGCCGCAGATCCACTCACTTCTCAGACAGCACTCCGCCTTAAAGACCTGAGCCGACACGACTTCATCGGCGTGGATGAAGACCAGATGCCCGGCCGCAACCGCTGGATCACCTCCCTCTGCCGCACCGCCGGCTTCAAACCCCGCTTCCTCGCCCACCCCGACGGCATCACCCACGTGCTCTCCATGGTCGCCTCCGAATCCGCCGTCACCCTGCTGCCCGACTACTTCAAATCCACCACCCACCCCGGCATCACCTTCGTCCCTATCTCCGATGCAAAAGCCCGCTGGGACTTCATCGTCCTCTGGCAAAGAGGCAAAACCCCCACCTCCATCACCACTCTGGTCAATGCTTTGAAAAAGACCGCGCAGCAGTTTTCGGTTTAG
- a CDS encoding pyridoxamine 5'-phosphate oxidase family protein, with product MAHKFLDLSFTPEVLAAQEHYYGRSQVLPPATQDDALGPDEVGFIESRDSFYLGSVSETGWPYIQHRGGPPGFVKVISPNEIAFADYKGNRQMLSTGNLAVNDRVSLFLMDYPQRVRLKLMGHAEVLDAREHPDWVEKVAAPEMVRLTERIFKIRIVSYDWNCPKYITPRYTAAEVAELVAPLKARISELESQLRKAT from the coding sequence ATGGCCCATAAATTTCTTGATCTCTCCTTCACCCCAGAAGTGCTGGCTGCGCAGGAACATTATTATGGCCGCTCCCAGGTGCTGCCTCCTGCGACGCAGGATGACGCGTTGGGGCCGGATGAAGTTGGTTTCATTGAATCCCGCGACAGTTTCTATCTGGGCAGCGTGAGCGAAACCGGGTGGCCTTACATCCAGCATCGGGGTGGGCCACCGGGCTTCGTGAAAGTCATCTCGCCTAACGAGATTGCCTTCGCTGATTACAAGGGGAACCGCCAGATGCTGAGCACGGGCAATCTGGCGGTGAATGATCGGGTGTCTCTCTTTCTGATGGATTATCCCCAGCGGGTGCGGCTCAAGCTCATGGGACATGCCGAGGTGCTGGACGCTCGCGAGCACCCTGACTGGGTGGAGAAAGTCGCTGCGCCAGAGATGGTTAGGCTGACAGAGCGTATCTTTAAAATCCGCATCGTCTCCTATGACTGGAACTGCCCCAAGTACATCACTCCACGATACACGGCGGCTGAGGTGGCGGAGCTTGTGGCCCCGCTCAAGGCACGCATCTCGGAACTCGAGTCGCAGCTCCGGAAAGCGACCTGA
- a CDS encoding family 16 glycoside hydrolase — MFLRRHHFLALAALPLLALTACQPKEEQGFVPMFNANDLKGWVNANCAPETWSIKDGVISCTGLPTGALRTEKQYENFILEAEWRHLSEAGNSGIFVWGTPISAPGVPFLRGIEVQVLDHGYMKKADPKKPKWFTTHGDVFPIHGATMDPHGESNGKRSFPSEERSKPSPEWNHYRIEANKGRLTLAVNGKVVSGGDNCNYRKGYLALESEGAPVEFRNVRIKELPSTNAAAEMTAPLDQGWKALYTGVDFRGWKVPAAGAAKWTTADWQIKLGAGPTGPALWTEQEYGDCEVIADVNIPKGADLTKPVAGLCVRGLSHPLVMFGQGKAPIVLGADKVKAGQWYRIKATLKGNTAKVLITEAQEANPQTFEATVDMGPTGSLGLSDLTQAVSYANVFVRELTPPAATAAPAPAEAPKP, encoded by the coding sequence ATGTTCCTGCGCCGCCATCACTTCCTTGCTCTTGCTGCCCTGCCCCTGCTGGCCCTCACCGCTTGTCAGCCCAAGGAGGAGCAGGGTTTTGTGCCCATGTTCAATGCCAATGACCTCAAGGGCTGGGTGAATGCCAACTGCGCGCCCGAGACCTGGAGCATCAAAGATGGCGTCATCTCCTGCACCGGCCTGCCCACGGGCGCGCTACGCACGGAGAAGCAGTATGAAAACTTCATCCTCGAGGCCGAATGGCGGCACCTCAGTGAAGCGGGGAACTCCGGCATCTTTGTCTGGGGCACCCCTATCAGCGCCCCCGGCGTGCCCTTTCTGCGGGGCATCGAAGTCCAAGTCCTGGACCACGGCTACATGAAAAAAGCCGATCCCAAAAAACCCAAATGGTTCACCACCCATGGCGATGTCTTCCCCATCCACGGTGCCACCATGGACCCGCATGGCGAGAGCAATGGCAAGCGCAGCTTTCCCAGCGAAGAGCGCAGCAAACCCAGCCCCGAGTGGAATCACTACCGCATCGAGGCCAACAAGGGCCGCCTCACCCTGGCCGTGAATGGCAAAGTCGTCAGTGGTGGGGATAACTGCAACTATCGCAAAGGTTACCTCGCCTTGGAATCCGAAGGTGCTCCGGTGGAATTCCGCAACGTCCGCATCAAAGAACTCCCTTCCACAAACGCAGCCGCTGAGATGACGGCCCCGCTGGACCAGGGGTGGAAAGCCCTCTACACGGGCGTGGATTTCCGTGGTTGGAAAGTTCCGGCGGCAGGTGCGGCCAAGTGGACCACCGCCGACTGGCAGATCAAGCTGGGCGCTGGCCCCACCGGCCCAGCCCTCTGGACCGAGCAGGAGTATGGCGACTGCGAAGTCATCGCGGATGTAAACATCCCTAAAGGAGCCGACCTCACCAAACCCGTCGCCGGCCTTTGTGTGCGTGGCCTCAGCCATCCCCTCGTCATGTTCGGCCAAGGCAAAGCTCCCATCGTCCTCGGGGCAGACAAGGTCAAAGCAGGCCAGTGGTACCGCATCAAAGCTACCCTGAAAGGCAACACCGCCAAAGTCCTCATCACCGAAGCTCAAGAAGCCAATCCCCAGACCTTCGAAGCCACCGTTGACATGGGCCCAACAGGCAGCCTCGGCCTCTCCGACCTGACCCAGGCTGTCAGCTACGCGAATGTCTTTGTGCGCGAGCTCACCCCTCCTGCCGCCACCGCAGCCCCTGCTCCAGCCGAGGCCCCAAAGCCCTAA
- a CDS encoding type II toxin-antitoxin system VapC family toxin → MINGLLVDSSFYIDRLRQGRDPLHDLAALSEDWEILTCGVIMVEVCRGFREAKARDRFHEAFSTMIILPTTPKLWQKVMELAWHMDRQGKPMQVTDLTIAASALAVNACLLTKDSDFSRVPGLQILTDLPQ, encoded by the coding sequence ATGATAAATGGCCTTCTCGTGGACAGCAGTTTCTACATTGACCGTCTCCGCCAAGGGCGGGACCCGCTCCATGACCTCGCTGCCCTTTCCGAAGACTGGGAAATCCTCACGTGTGGCGTGATCATGGTCGAGGTTTGCCGTGGCTTTCGGGAGGCCAAAGCACGTGACCGATTTCATGAAGCTTTTTCGACCATGATCATCCTCCCCACGACCCCCAAACTCTGGCAAAAGGTCATGGAGCTCGCTTGGCACATGGACCGCCAGGGCAAACCCATGCAGGTGACGGATCTCACCATCGCCGCCAGCGCTCTGGCCGTGAATGCCTGTTTGCTGACCAAAGACAGCGATTTCAGTCGTGTGCCCGGGCTCCAGATCTTGACGGATTTGCCCCAATAA
- a CDS encoding type II toxin-antitoxin system VapB family antitoxin, with the protein MPYSFMKMTMHIDEKVLSEVMRLTGSTSKTGAVEKALAEMVRRSQLKSLLKEGLGMTASEIKASFDFETYDALDPKPPSKAKNVTYKKTSRPNKSSVK; encoded by the coding sequence ATGCCATACTCTTTTATGAAGATGACCATGCACATTGATGAAAAAGTGCTGAGTGAAGTGATGCGCCTCACAGGCAGCACCAGCAAAACTGGAGCGGTCGAAAAAGCCTTGGCAGAGATGGTGCGGCGGAGCCAACTGAAGAGCCTCTTGAAAGAAGGCCTGGGTATGACAGCGTCCGAAATCAAAGCCAGCTTTGACTTTGAGACTTACGATGCTCTGGACCCAAAGCCGCCCTCCAAAGCCAAAAACGTGACCTATAAAAAGACATCGAGGCCTAACAAATCGTCCGTCAAGTAA
- a CDS encoding DUF1501 domain-containing protein: MDPLLEYHLAQTRRQFFGQVGLRAGSIALASMLGRGFASAAPAEGMIHPPMPGLPHFAPKAKRLIYLHMNGAPSQLDLWDYKPGLKDYFDKDLPESVRNGQRITTMTSGQSRLAVAPSMFKFQQHGKSGTWVSELLPHTAKIVDEMALVKTVNTTAINHDPACTFVMTGNEVPGKASIGSWLAYGLGSESNDLPAFVVFTPSFPPESAAQALFTRMWSSGFLPTKYTGVALRGQGDPVLFVKNPPGVNPGDRRTMLNALNQLNEINHARVGDPEIQTRIAQYEMAFRMQSSVPELTDLSKESKATLEMYGDDVNRPGSFTHSAIMARRLIERGTRVVQILHRGWDQHNGLPKHLRNQVKDTDQACAALVMDLKQRGLLNDTLVVWGGEFGRTVYSQGTLTKDNYGRDHHPRNFCMWMAGGGVKAGSVWGETDDFSYNIVKDPVHINDLNATILHLMGIDHSRFSFKFQGLDQRLTGVEEHHVVKGILA; this comes from the coding sequence ATGGATCCGCTTCTCGAATACCACCTTGCGCAGACACGCCGCCAGTTTTTCGGCCAGGTGGGGTTGCGTGCGGGTAGCATCGCCTTGGCTTCCATGTTGGGGCGAGGTTTCGCTTCGGCCGCTCCTGCGGAGGGGATGATCCACCCGCCGATGCCGGGCCTGCCGCACTTTGCGCCGAAGGCGAAGCGGCTGATCTACCTGCACATGAATGGGGCGCCCTCGCAGTTGGACCTGTGGGATTACAAACCGGGCCTGAAGGATTATTTCGACAAGGATTTGCCCGAGAGCGTGCGCAATGGCCAGCGCATCACCACGATGACGAGTGGCCAGTCACGGCTGGCGGTGGCCCCCTCCATGTTCAAATTCCAGCAGCATGGCAAAAGCGGTACTTGGGTGAGTGAGTTGCTGCCACATACGGCGAAGATCGTGGACGAAATGGCGCTGGTGAAGACGGTGAATACGACGGCGATCAACCATGATCCCGCGTGCACCTTTGTGATGACGGGCAATGAGGTGCCGGGTAAGGCGAGTATCGGTTCCTGGTTGGCGTATGGCCTGGGTAGCGAGAGCAATGACCTGCCAGCCTTTGTGGTTTTTACGCCCAGTTTCCCGCCGGAAAGCGCGGCCCAGGCGCTGTTCACACGCATGTGGAGCAGCGGGTTTTTGCCCACCAAATATACAGGGGTGGCCCTGCGTGGGCAGGGAGATCCTGTGCTGTTTGTGAAGAATCCGCCAGGGGTGAATCCGGGGGATCGCCGTACGATGCTGAATGCCCTGAATCAGCTCAATGAGATCAATCACGCCCGAGTGGGAGATCCGGAGATCCAGACCCGCATCGCCCAATATGAAATGGCCTTCCGCATGCAGTCGAGTGTGCCGGAACTCACGGACTTGAGCAAGGAAAGCAAGGCGACGCTGGAGATGTATGGGGACGATGTGAACCGCCCCGGCAGCTTTACCCACAGCGCCATCATGGCCCGCAGGCTCATCGAGCGAGGCACCCGTGTGGTGCAGATCCTGCATCGGGGTTGGGACCAGCACAATGGACTGCCTAAACACCTGCGCAATCAGGTCAAAGACACGGATCAGGCCTGTGCAGCGCTGGTGATGGACCTCAAACAACGCGGTCTGCTGAATGATACCCTGGTGGTCTGGGGTGGGGAGTTTGGGCGCACGGTGTATTCCCAAGGCACCCTCACAAAGGACAATTATGGGCGTGACCACCACCCGCGAAATTTTTGCATGTGGATGGCTGGCGGTGGGGTGAAAGCAGGGTCTGTATGGGGAGAGACGGATGACTTCAGCTACAACATTGTTAAAGACCCAGTTCATATCAATGACCTGAACGCCACGATTCTGCATCTCATGGGCATTGACCACAGTCGGTTCAGCTTTAAGTTCCAGGGGCTGGACCAAAGGTTAACCGGGGTGGAAGAGCACCATGTGGTCAAGGGCATCCTGGCATGA